A single region of the Bernardetia sp. genome encodes:
- a CDS encoding sensor histidine kinase yields the protein MKNAIRLFLENERQERSKNITYLVFFLFISVTLSFIPDIYLGLWQNLWYWLIVVFYLFMTLIIKEYLGTEQAAHWFLLGFNITTFYFSSAVGRNSNLHFLFFVSILLLPSVLNIRYKKYIIFHTVVPLALALMLVLFDFDIFPRLPQVNSEHEKIFGKVNMILLLLILPVVVWVLIKSYQNIFNKLLESEKILIDKNTELLKTNKELDNFVYSVSHDLRAPISSVLGLINISKLETDTEKLKHYESLKEKSLLKLDSFIKDILDYSRNSRIEIKPQQTNWQEYITELIKEFEYLPEAKGIDISINIHQEEEFYADKYRIGIIFNNIISNAFRYSDKSKKFRFIKITGNVYKEKACITIQDNGIGIEKEHQKKIFDMFYRANEESKGSGLGLYILKETLQKINGHVKVSSEFGKGSLFYIEIPNLEPI from the coding sequence ATGAAAAATGCCATTCGTCTTTTTTTGGAAAACGAACGCCAAGAGCGTAGTAAGAATATCACTTATTTGGTCTTCTTTCTCTTTATATCGGTAACCTTGAGTTTTATTCCAGATATTTACTTAGGCTTATGGCAAAACTTATGGTATTGGCTGATTGTAGTTTTCTACCTATTTATGACACTTATCATCAAAGAATATTTAGGTACAGAACAGGCAGCACACTGGTTTTTATTAGGGTTTAATATTACTACTTTTTATTTTTCTAGTGCTGTTGGAAGAAATAGTAATCTGCATTTTCTCTTTTTTGTTTCTATCTTACTCTTGCCCTCGGTACTCAATATACGCTATAAGAAATATATAATCTTCCATACAGTTGTGCCTTTAGCCTTAGCACTAATGCTTGTTTTGTTTGATTTTGATATATTTCCTCGTCTTCCTCAAGTTAATTCCGAACACGAAAAAATTTTTGGAAAAGTGAATATGATTCTTCTTTTGCTCATTTTGCCTGTGGTAGTTTGGGTACTTATAAAATCGTATCAGAATATTTTCAATAAACTTTTGGAGTCAGAAAAAATCCTTATTGATAAAAACACAGAGCTTTTAAAGACCAATAAAGAATTAGATAACTTTGTTTATAGTGTTAGCCACGATTTGCGTGCGCCAATTTCTTCTGTTTTAGGACTTATCAATATTTCAAAGCTAGAAACTGATACAGAAAAATTGAAACACTATGAATCACTAAAAGAAAAAAGTCTGTTGAAGCTAGACTCTTTCATAAAGGATATTTTAGATTATTCTCGTAATTCTCGCATCGAAATAAAACCACAACAAACAAACTGGCAAGAATATATAACCGAACTGATTAAAGAATTTGAATATTTGCCAGAAGCAAAAGGAATAGATATCAGCATCAATATTCATCAAGAAGAAGAATTTTATGCTGATAAATATCGTATAGGAATTATTTTTAATAATATTATATCCAACGCTTTCCGATATTCTGACAAAAGTAAAAAGTTTCGTTTTATCAAAATAACTGGAAATGTTTATAAAGAAAAAGCCTGTATAACCATCCAAGATAACGGCATAGGAATAGAAAAAGAACATCAAAAAAAAATCTTTGATATGTTTTATAGAGCCAATGAAGAAAGCAAAGGCTCTGGTTTAGGACTATATATTTTGAAAGAAACGCTCCAAAAAATAAATGGGCATGTAAAAGTAAGCTCTGAATTTGGTAAAGGCTCTCTCTTTTATATCGAAATTCCTAACCTTGAACCTATATAA
- a CDS encoding S-adenosyl-l-methionine hydroxide adenosyltransferase family protein, with amino-acid sequence MNIVLLTDFGYQDGFVGVMKGVIKSISPHANLIDLAHSVPDYDILRGALLLEAHYSYFPKGTIFLCVIDPGVGSDRQPIIVKSGGYYFVAPHNGILDLITALEDVEQCIEITNKTYMLESDANSFHGRDIFAPVAAHLANGISMENMGEEIHYDWFLNYPFSTYNEEEKMVTGEILSFDKYGNALTNLRARNNIKYGKILEQNARFCNFFLEGSDRLPNLINGSFGRVEIFVPEESAEKQLRLRKGDEVILYLE; translated from the coding sequence ATGAACATTGTTTTACTTACTGACTTTGGGTATCAAGATGGTTTTGTAGGAGTAATGAAAGGTGTTATCAAATCAATTTCTCCACACGCAAATTTGATAGATTTGGCGCACTCTGTTCCAGATTATGATATTTTGCGTGGCGCATTGCTTTTAGAAGCTCATTATAGTTATTTTCCGAAGGGAACAATTTTTTTGTGTGTCATTGACCCAGGGGTTGGGAGCGACAGGCAGCCTATCATCGTAAAAAGTGGAGGGTATTATTTTGTTGCACCTCACAATGGAATTTTGGACTTGATTACAGCCCTTGAAGATGTAGAACAATGTATTGAAATTACGAACAAAACCTATATGCTTGAAAGTGATGCTAATAGCTTTCATGGAAGAGATATTTTTGCACCAGTAGCAGCTCACCTTGCCAACGGAATTTCTATGGAAAATATGGGAGAGGAAATTCATTATGATTGGTTTCTTAATTATCCATTCAGTACTTACAATGAAGAGGAAAAAATGGTAACAGGCGAAATACTCTCTTTTGATAAGTATGGAAACGCACTAACCAATCTTAGAGCTAGAAATAATATAAAATATGGTAAAATATTAGAGCAAAATGCAAGGTTTTGTAATTTTTTCTTGGAAGGTAGCGACAGATTACCCAATCTTATCAATGGCTCTTTTGGGAGAGTAGAAATATTTGTTCCTGAAGAGAGTGCTGAAAAACAGCTGCGTTTGCGTAAAGGCGATGAGGTAATTTTGTACTTAGAATAA